From one Callithrix jacchus isolate 240 chromosome 2, calJac240_pri, whole genome shotgun sequence genomic stretch:
- the HMGCR gene encoding 3-hydroxy-3-methylglutaryl-Coenzyme A reductase isoform X1 has product MLSRLFRMHGLFVASHPWEVIVGTVTLTICMMSMNMFTGNDKICGWNYECPKFEEDVLSSDIIILTITRCIAILYIYFQFQNLRQLGSKYILGIAGLFTIFSSFVFSTVVIHFLDKELTGLNEALPFFLLLIDLSRASALAKFALSSNSQDEVRENIARGMAILGPTFTLDALVECLVIGVGTMSGVRQLEIMCCFGCMSVLANYFVFMTFFPACVSLVLELSRESREGRPIWQLSHFARVLEEEENKPNPVTQRVKMIMSLGLVLVHAHSRWIADPSPQNSTADTSKVSLGLDENVSKRIEPSVSLWQFYLSKMISMDIEQVITLSLALLLAVKYIFFEQAETESTLSLKNPITSPVVTQKKVPDNCCRREPLLVRNNQKCDSVEEEMGINRERKAEVIKPLVAETDTPNRATFVVGNSSLLDTSSVLVTQEPEIELPREPRPNEECLQILGNAEKGAKYLSDAEIIQLVNAKHIPAYKLETLMETHERGVSIRRQLLSKKLLEPSSLQYLPYRDYNYSLVMGACCENVIGYMPIPVGVAGPLCLDGKEFQVPMATTEGCLVASTNRGCRAIGLGGGASSRVLADGMTRGPVVRLPRACDSAEVKAWLETPEGFAVIKEAFDSTSRFARLQKLHTSIAGRNLYIRFQSRSGDAMGMNMISKGTEKALSKLHEYFPEMQILAVSGNYCTDKKPAAINWIEGRGKSVVCEAVIPAKVVREVLKTTTEAMIEVNINKNLVGSAMAGSIGGYNAHAANIVTAIYIACGQDAAQNVGSSNCITLMEASGPTNEDLYISCTMPSIEIGTVGGGTNLLPQQACLQMLGVQGACKDNPGENARQLARIVCGTVMAGELSLMAALAAGQLVKSHMIHNRSKINLQDLQGTCTKKTA; this is encoded by the exons ATGTTGTCAAGACTTTTTCGAATGCATGGCCTCTTTGTGGCCTCCCATCCCTGGGAAGTCATAGTGGGGACAGTGACACTGACCATCTGCATGATGTCCATGAACATGTTTACTGGTAACGATAAGATCTGTGGTTGGAATTATGAATGTCCAAAGTTTGAAGAG GATGTTTTGAGCAGTGACATTATAATTCTGACAATAACACGATGCATAGCAATCCTGTATATTTATTTCCAGTTCCAGAATTTACGTCAGCTTggatcaaaatatattttgg GAATTGCTGGCCTCTTCACAATTTTCTCAAGCTTTGTATTTAGTACAGTTGTCATTCACTTCTTAGATAAAGAATTGACAGGCTTGAA TGAAGCTTTGCCCTTTTTCCTACTTCTGATTGACCTTTCCAGAGCAAGCGCATTAGCAAAATTTGCACTCAGTTCCAACTCACAG GATGAAGTAAGGGAAAATATTGCTCGTGGAATGGCAATTTTAGGTCCCACATTTACCCTTGATGCTCTTGTTGAATGTCTTGTGATTGGAGTTGGTACCATGTCAG GAGTGCGTCAGCTTGAAATTATGTGCTGCTTTGGCTGTATGTCAGTTCTTGCCAACTACTTCGTGTTCATGACTTTCTTCCCAGCTTGTGTGTCCTTGGTATTAGAG CTTTCTCGGGAAAGCCGTGAGGGTCGTCCAATTTGGCAGCTCAGCCATTTTGCCCGAGttttagaagaagaagaaaataagccaAATCCTGTAACTCAGAGGGTCAAGATGATTATG tctCTAGGCTTGGTTCTTGTTCATGCGCACAGTCGCTGGATAGCTGATCCTTCTCCTCAAAACAGTACAGCAGATACTTCTAAGGTTTCTTTAGGACTGGATGAAAATGTGTCCAAGAGAATTGAACCAAGTGTTTCCCTCTGGCAATTTTATCTCTCTAA AATGATCAGCATGGATATTGAACAAGTCATTACCCTAAGTTTAGCTCTCCTTCTGGCTGTCAAGTATATCTTCTTTGAACAAGCAGAGACAGAATCTACACTCTCCTTAAAAAACCCTATCACATCTCCTGTAGTGACACAAAAGAAAGTCCCAGACAATTGTTGTAGACGTGAACCTCTGCTGGTCAGAAATAACCAGAAATGTGATTCAGTAGAAGAAGAGATGGGGATAAATCGAGAAAGAAAAG CTGAGGTTATAAAACCCTTAGTGGCTGAAACAGATACTCCAAACAGAGCTACATTTGTGGTTGGTAACTCCTCCTTACTCGATACCTCATCAGTACTGGTGACACAGGAACCTGAAATTGAACTTCCCAGGGAACCTCGGCCTAACGAAGAATGTCTACAGATACTTGGGAATGCAGAG AAAGGTGCAAAATACCTTAGTGATGCTGAGATCATCCAGTTAGTGAATGCTAAGCATATCCCAGCCTACAAGTTAGAAACTCTGATGGAAACTCATGAGCGTGGTGTATCTATTCGCCGACAGTTACTTTCCAAAAAGCTTTTGGAACCTTCTTCTCTCCAGTACCTACCTTACAGAGATTATAATTACTCCTTG GTGATGGGAGCTTGTTGTGAAAATGTTATTGGATATATGCCCATTCCTGTTGGAGTGGCAGGACCTCTTTGCTTGGATGGAAAAGAATTTCAGGTTCCAATGGCAACAACAGAAGGTTGTCTTGTAGCCAGCACCAATAGAGGCTGCAGAGCAATAGGT CTTGGTGGAGGTGCCAGCAGCCGAGTCCTTGCAGATGGGATGACTCGTGGCCCAGTTGTGCGTCTTCCACGTGCTTGTGACTCTGCAGAAGTGAAAGCCTGGCTCGAAACACCTGAAGGGTTTGCAGTAATAAAGGAGGCATTTGACAGCACCAGTAG atttgcacGTCTACAGAAACTTCATACAAGCATAGCTGGACGCAACCTTTATATCCGTTTCCAGTCCAGGTCAGGGGATGCCATGGGGATGAACATGATTTCAAAG GGTACAGAGAAAGCACTTTCAAAACTTCATGAGTATTTCCCTGAAATGCAGATTCTAGCTGTTAGTGGTAACTATTGTACTGACAAGAAACCTGCTGCTATAAATTGGATAGAGGGAAGAGGAAAATCTGTTGTTTGTGAAGCTGTCATTCCAGCCAAAGTTGTCAGAGAA GTATTAAAGACTACCACAGAGGCTATGATTGAGGTCAACATTAATAAGAATTTAGTGGGCTCTGCCATGGCTGGGAGCATAGGAGGCTACAACGCCCATGCAGCAAACATTGTCACTGCCATCTACATTGCCTGTGGGCAG gATGCAGCACAGAATGTTGGTAGTTCAAACTGTATTACTTTAATGGAAGCAAGTGGTCCCACAAATGAAGATTTATATATCAGCTGCACCATGCCATCTATAGAGATAGGAACAGTGGGTGGTGGGACCAACCTTCTACCTCAGCAAGCCTGTTTGCAG ATGCTAGGTGTTCAAGGCGCATGCAAAGATAATCCTGGGGAAAATGCCCGCCAGCTTGCTCGAATTGTGTGTGGGACCGTAATGGCTGGGGAATTGTCACTTATGGCAGCATTGGCAGCAGGACAGCTTGTCAAAAGTCACATGATTCACAACAG GTCGAAAATCAATTTACAAGACCTCCAAGGAACTTGCACCAAGAAGACAGCTTGA
- the HMGCR gene encoding 3-hydroxy-3-methylglutaryl-Coenzyme A reductase isoform X2: protein MAILGPTFTLDALVECLVIGVGTMSGVRQLEIMCCFGCMSVLANYFVFMTFFPACVSLVLELSRESREGRPIWQLSHFARVLEEEENKPNPVTQRVKMIMSLGLVLVHAHSRWIADPSPQNSTADTSKVSLGLDENVSKRIEPSVSLWQFYLSKMISMDIEQVITLSLALLLAVKYIFFEQAETESTLSLKNPITSPVVTQKKVPDNCCRREPLLVRNNQKCDSVEEEMGINRERKAEVIKPLVAETDTPNRATFVVGNSSLLDTSSVLVTQEPEIELPREPRPNEECLQILGNAEKGAKYLSDAEIIQLVNAKHIPAYKLETLMETHERGVSIRRQLLSKKLLEPSSLQYLPYRDYNYSLVMGACCENVIGYMPIPVGVAGPLCLDGKEFQVPMATTEGCLVASTNRGCRAIGLGGGASSRVLADGMTRGPVVRLPRACDSAEVKAWLETPEGFAVIKEAFDSTSRFARLQKLHTSIAGRNLYIRFQSRSGDAMGMNMISKGTEKALSKLHEYFPEMQILAVSGNYCTDKKPAAINWIEGRGKSVVCEAVIPAKVVREVLKTTTEAMIEVNINKNLVGSAMAGSIGGYNAHAANIVTAIYIACGQDAAQNVGSSNCITLMEASGPTNEDLYISCTMPSIEIGTVGGGTNLLPQQACLQMLGVQGACKDNPGENARQLARIVCGTVMAGELSLMAALAAGQLVKSHMIHNRSKINLQDLQGTCTKKTA from the exons ATGGCAATTTTAGGTCCCACATTTACCCTTGATGCTCTTGTTGAATGTCTTGTGATTGGAGTTGGTACCATGTCAG GAGTGCGTCAGCTTGAAATTATGTGCTGCTTTGGCTGTATGTCAGTTCTTGCCAACTACTTCGTGTTCATGACTTTCTTCCCAGCTTGTGTGTCCTTGGTATTAGAG CTTTCTCGGGAAAGCCGTGAGGGTCGTCCAATTTGGCAGCTCAGCCATTTTGCCCGAGttttagaagaagaagaaaataagccaAATCCTGTAACTCAGAGGGTCAAGATGATTATG tctCTAGGCTTGGTTCTTGTTCATGCGCACAGTCGCTGGATAGCTGATCCTTCTCCTCAAAACAGTACAGCAGATACTTCTAAGGTTTCTTTAGGACTGGATGAAAATGTGTCCAAGAGAATTGAACCAAGTGTTTCCCTCTGGCAATTTTATCTCTCTAA AATGATCAGCATGGATATTGAACAAGTCATTACCCTAAGTTTAGCTCTCCTTCTGGCTGTCAAGTATATCTTCTTTGAACAAGCAGAGACAGAATCTACACTCTCCTTAAAAAACCCTATCACATCTCCTGTAGTGACACAAAAGAAAGTCCCAGACAATTGTTGTAGACGTGAACCTCTGCTGGTCAGAAATAACCAGAAATGTGATTCAGTAGAAGAAGAGATGGGGATAAATCGAGAAAGAAAAG CTGAGGTTATAAAACCCTTAGTGGCTGAAACAGATACTCCAAACAGAGCTACATTTGTGGTTGGTAACTCCTCCTTACTCGATACCTCATCAGTACTGGTGACACAGGAACCTGAAATTGAACTTCCCAGGGAACCTCGGCCTAACGAAGAATGTCTACAGATACTTGGGAATGCAGAG AAAGGTGCAAAATACCTTAGTGATGCTGAGATCATCCAGTTAGTGAATGCTAAGCATATCCCAGCCTACAAGTTAGAAACTCTGATGGAAACTCATGAGCGTGGTGTATCTATTCGCCGACAGTTACTTTCCAAAAAGCTTTTGGAACCTTCTTCTCTCCAGTACCTACCTTACAGAGATTATAATTACTCCTTG GTGATGGGAGCTTGTTGTGAAAATGTTATTGGATATATGCCCATTCCTGTTGGAGTGGCAGGACCTCTTTGCTTGGATGGAAAAGAATTTCAGGTTCCAATGGCAACAACAGAAGGTTGTCTTGTAGCCAGCACCAATAGAGGCTGCAGAGCAATAGGT CTTGGTGGAGGTGCCAGCAGCCGAGTCCTTGCAGATGGGATGACTCGTGGCCCAGTTGTGCGTCTTCCACGTGCTTGTGACTCTGCAGAAGTGAAAGCCTGGCTCGAAACACCTGAAGGGTTTGCAGTAATAAAGGAGGCATTTGACAGCACCAGTAG atttgcacGTCTACAGAAACTTCATACAAGCATAGCTGGACGCAACCTTTATATCCGTTTCCAGTCCAGGTCAGGGGATGCCATGGGGATGAACATGATTTCAAAG GGTACAGAGAAAGCACTTTCAAAACTTCATGAGTATTTCCCTGAAATGCAGATTCTAGCTGTTAGTGGTAACTATTGTACTGACAAGAAACCTGCTGCTATAAATTGGATAGAGGGAAGAGGAAAATCTGTTGTTTGTGAAGCTGTCATTCCAGCCAAAGTTGTCAGAGAA GTATTAAAGACTACCACAGAGGCTATGATTGAGGTCAACATTAATAAGAATTTAGTGGGCTCTGCCATGGCTGGGAGCATAGGAGGCTACAACGCCCATGCAGCAAACATTGTCACTGCCATCTACATTGCCTGTGGGCAG gATGCAGCACAGAATGTTGGTAGTTCAAACTGTATTACTTTAATGGAAGCAAGTGGTCCCACAAATGAAGATTTATATATCAGCTGCACCATGCCATCTATAGAGATAGGAACAGTGGGTGGTGGGACCAACCTTCTACCTCAGCAAGCCTGTTTGCAG ATGCTAGGTGTTCAAGGCGCATGCAAAGATAATCCTGGGGAAAATGCCCGCCAGCTTGCTCGAATTGTGTGTGGGACCGTAATGGCTGGGGAATTGTCACTTATGGCAGCATTGGCAGCAGGACAGCTTGTCAAAAGTCACATGATTCACAACAG GTCGAAAATCAATTTACAAGACCTCCAAGGAACTTGCACCAAGAAGACAGCTTGA